TGTGCCTGCCGGGCGAGGGCCGCGGTATGCGGCGCGTAGGGGAGGAAGGCGCAGGTGACCGGCCCAGGCAGTCCGATGACACGCCGGCCCGCATCCAGACGGGTCCCCATGTCATCGATGATGATGGCGATCTCGGGGACCGTCGCGGGCCGCGGTTCGGGCACCGCCGGCAGGTGGCCGGCGGCCGTCAGCCAGGCCGGTAACAACGCCATCAGGCCGGCTGCGGCGGCGCTGCTGGGCCAGGGGCGCCGTACACGGCGCCCGTGACCTGCTGTCACCGCGTACGTTCCTGCTGGATGGCGAGACCCTTGAGCAGATTCAGGGCCTCGTAGAGCTGATAGTCCGTGCGCGCGAGCGACTCCGCCTCGGTATCCCCATCCTCCTTGCCGGCCTGCGGCTTCTTGCCCGCAGTGTCCATCTTCTTCTCCTTGCCGTTCTCGAGGTGGCGCGAGAGATCAGCCTCCTTGATGGTCTCGAACGGCTGCTCGACGGCGGCGACCTGCACGTCCTCCAGCTCGATGTCCGGAACGATGCCTTCGGCCTGGATGGAGCGACCGTTGGGTGTGTAGTACCGCGCGGTGGTGAGCTTCACGGCGGTGCCGTTGTTGAGCGGAATGATGGTCTGCACCGAGCCCTTGCCGAAGGTGGGCCGGCCCAGGATGATCGCGCGCCGGTGGTCTTGCAGGGCGCCGGCGACGATCTCGGAGGCCGAGGCCGAGCCCTGATTCACCAGCACCACCAGCGGCGCGTCATTGAGCACGTCGTCCGGCGTGGCGTTGAAGCGCAGGCGCGAATCGGCGATGCGACCCTCCGTATACACGATCAGGCCCTTTTTCAGGAAGGCATCCGATACCGCCACGGCACCGTTGAGGACGCCGCCGGGATTGTTGCGCAGGTCCAGCACCAGACCGCGCAGGGTGCCGGCCTGCTTCAACTCGTCGACGGCGCGTGCGAGGTTGTCCGCGGTGGTGGCCTGGAACTGCGAAATACGCACGTAGCCGAAGCCGTCCTGCAACATGCGCTGCTTGACGCTCTTCACCTTGATGATATCGCGCGTCAGGGTGATCTTCAGCGGCCGCTCCTGGCCCTCGCGCACGATCGTCAGGACGATGTCCGTGCCGGGCTTGCCACGCATGAGTTTCACCGCGTCGCTCAGGGTCATACCCTTCACCGGTGTCTCGTCGAGGCGGATGATCAGATCACCGGCCTGCACGCCGGCGCGCTGTGCGGGGGTATCGTCGATGGGCGCGATGACCTTGACGAAGCCATCCTCCATACCGACCTCGATGCCCAGACCACCGAATTCGCCGGAGGTGCCGACTTGCAACTCCTTGAATTCCTCCTGGTCGAGATACGCCGAATGCGGGTCCAGACCGGTAAGCATGCCGCGGATGGCATTCTGCAGCAGCACCTTGTCCTCGACCGGCTCGACATAATCGGCCTTGATGCGCGCGAACACATCCGTGAAGGTGCGCAGCTCTTCCAACGGCAATACCGACGCCGGCGCCGCGCGCTCCGCGAATACACCGTGACCGATGCTGAGCGACACGCCCAGCACCAGGCCGGTACCAATCAGGGCCAACCTCTGCGTTTGGGAATTCATTGGAAATAATCCATTTACCGGCTGCCGCCGGCGCTCGCTGAAAAGACGCTGCCTGTATCGGCCGCCACCCGACCGGACTTGGGCCGCCGGAACTAGGGCCTGTTAACACGATTCGCACCGCGGCGACGGCGGCCCATAGGCCGCGAGCCAAGGCGCGCCGAGCGCAGTGTACTGAACGTACATAAGTGAGGCGCAACACCGGCTCGCGGCCTACGGGCCCCGTCCCTCCGGGTTGCGCCCCAAAAGCTGCCAGGCCGCGTTGCTCGTTGTTCATTTGGAACAACCAAACTTCCCTCCTCGCGCCTTGCCTGGCAGCTTTTGGGGCAGCAACGCCGCGGTGCGAATCGTGTTAACAGGCCCTAGAGTAAATAGGACAAGACCATAGCACAGCGAACCCGGTAGCGAAACGCGCTCAACGGCGCGCCCGCACCGCATCCGGCCGGCCCGCGCACCAGGCCTGCGGGTTCTGCGGCTCACCCTGGTGACGCAGTTCGAAGTACAACCCGGGCCGCGCCATACCGCCGGTATCCCCCACGGCGGCGATCACGTCGCCGCCCTCGACCCAGTCGCCGACCTCTTTGTAGAGCGACTGGTTGTGGCCGTACAGGGTCATGTAATCGCTGCCATGATCGATGATGATCAGCAGACCGAAGCCGCGCAGCCAGTCCGCGAACGCAACCCGGCCGCTGGCGACGGCGTGCACATCCTGATTGGCGGCCGCGGCGATGAAGGTCCCCCGCCAGCGCAGGCTGCCGACATCACGGCGCTCGCCGAACTTCGCTGCCAGCTCGCCGGCTACCGGCCACGGCAGCTTGCGCTTGAGCTTGGCGAAGGGTTGCCGGTCAGCGGCGACCTGTTCGACGTCGGTCAAGGCGCGCAGCAGGTCGTTCACCAGCTGACCCAGACGCTGCTCATCCTTCTGCAACCCCGCCAGATGATCGCCCTGGTCGCGGACCTCGGCCTGCAGCTTGCTCAGCAGACCTTCACGGGTCAGGCGCTCCTCCGCCAGCGCCTGCTTCTCGGAGGCCTGTTGCGCCTGCGTGGCCGCCAGGGCCTCGTGTTGGGCCGCGATCTGCTCCTGCAACTGCGCCACCTGCTCCAGCATCACTGCGACCCGGTCGATGCGACTCAGCCGGGTGTGGTTGAGATAGCGGTAATAGGTGAGGGTGCGGCCGACTCTCGCCGGATCTTCTTGATTCAACAGCAGCTTGATTGGCTCCTGACGGCCGAGGAGGTAGGCGGCCCGGACCTGGTGGGACAGCGCCTGGCGCTCGACTTCGAGTTCGGTGCTGAGCTCCGTATAGCTGCGTTGCGACGCCGCCAGCCGGCGTTCCTCGTCTTGCAGACGGGAGCGGGTGGCACGCAGCCGGCGGGAGACGCGGCCGATGCGCTGCTCCACTTCGCGCAGCGCCTTTGCAGCGGCGGATTCCTCGGCACGCGTGGCCTCGAGCCGCTTCTGCAGTGCGTCGATGCGTGCGCGCAACTGGCTCAGCTCGGCACTGGCCCGGTCCGGGTCGGTCGGTATGTCAGCCGCGCTGGCGGCCGCAAACAGCGCCGCTGCCAGCGCGGCTACCAGACGGAAGGTACGTGCGCCCCCACGGATCGCGGTACGCGCCGGCCGCGTGGCCTCAGGAGCCACTGGTCTCCAGCACGACGTCGGCCGATGCCGCAACCTCGGGCTGCAGTTCGATCAGGGAGGTACCACTCATCTCCGGCGGCTGCGGCAGGTCCATGAGGGCGAGCAGGGTGGGCGCGACGTCGCACAACGAGCCGTTGGGATTCAACAGCGCCGGACGACCGACATACACCAGCGGCACGGGGTTGGTGGTGTGCGCCGTGTGGGCCTGGCCCGTATCGTCGCCCTGCATCTTCTCGGCATTGCCATGGTCGGCGGTGATCAGCATCTCCCCGCCGGCACGCTGCAGCGCCTCGTCGACGCGGCCCAGACAAACATCGAGCGCCTCGATGGCCTCGACGGCGGCCGAGAAGATGCCCGTGTGACCGACCATGTCGGGATTGGCGTAGTTGCAGACGATGACGTCGTACTTGCCGCTGTCGATGGCCTCCACCAGCCGATCGGTGACCTCGCCGGCGCTCATTTCGGGCTGCTGGTCATAGGTCGCGACCTGGGGTGACGGCACCAGGATGCGGTCTTCGCCAATGAACGGTTCCTCGACGCCGCCGTTGAAAAAGAAGGTGACGTGGGCGTACTTCTCGGTCTCGGCCAGCCGCAGCTGGCGCAGCCCCAGGCCGGACAGATAGGCGCCCAGCACGTTCTGCAGGCGCTCCGCCGGGAAGGCCACAGGGACCGCGAAATCCTCGTTGTACTCCGTGAGGCTGACGAAGCGCCCTAGACGCGGCGCCGCGGCCCGCTCGAAGCCGTCGAAATCCAGCTCAATGAAGGGCCGGGTGATCTGGCGGGCCCGGTCGGAACGGTAGTTCATGAACACGATGACGTCGCCGTCTTCGACGCGTACCGGCGCGCTGCCGGGCGGGACGATCGCCGTCGCCTGGACGAATTCGTCGCCCTCGTCGCGGCCATAGGCCATTTCCAGCCCGGCCAGGGCCGTTTCCGCCTGGAAGGCGCCGCGTCCCTGGGTGATCAGATCATAAGCGGCCTGGATGCGCGGCCAACGGTGGTCGCGGTCCATGGCATAGAAACGGCCGATGATGGAGGCGATGCGGCCCCCGCCGTACTCGGCGAACTTCTCCTCCATGAGCTGGATGGAGCCGGCCGCGCTGCGCGGCGGGGTATCCCGGCCGTCGAGGAAGGCATGCAGATACACCTTGGAGGCACCGCGCTTGACGGCGAGTTCCACCATGGCGTGGATGTGACATTCATGGCTGTGGACGCCGCCCGGCGACAGCAGGCCGAGGATGTGCACCGCCCGCCCGTTGGCGACGCCCAGATCGACGGCGTCGGTGAGGGTCTTGTTGTTGAAGAACGATCCCGTCTTGATGGAGCGGCTGACGCGGGTGAATTCCTGGTATACGACGCGACCCGCGCCGAGGTTCATGTGGCCGACCTCCGAATTGCCCATCTGCTCGCCCGGCAACCCCACCGCCGCACCCGAAGTGCGGATCAAAGTATGTGGGTAGTGTGCCCAGAGACGGTCCCAGGTCGGCTTCCGGGCCGCGGCGATGGCATTGGAATGCGTATCTTCCGAGTACCCCCATCCGTCCAGGATGAGAAGGACCATAGGCTTAGGGTTGGCAGACATGCTAACGCTCGATTGCTCCCGGGGAATTTAGAATCATTCTAACCCGAACCACCACGTGCCTCCAATGCCTCTCAAGATGCGCGCGCCCCGTCGCTTTCTCTCGGGCCGGGCGGGGCGTGCTGAAAAACGACGATAAACCCGACGTTGTCAGGCTGCTTAAAACGTTTATTATTGTATAGCGTTTTAATAATGAAGGGCAGCGCAGATCGCAATGATGTCCCCGACGCAGTATCCCGGCAATCTCTGCCGAGTCCCGCTTGAGGTAGACAATATGAGTGTAGAAGCGATCCATGATGACCTGATCACCCAGGACGACGACATCGATCGCGCATCGCGCTCGTTGAAGGCCATGTCTCATCCGCTGCGCCTGAAGATCCTCTGCACCCTGGGTGACCAGGAGGTCAGTGTGCAGGACATCGTCGAGCACGTGGGCACCTCGCAGAGCAACATCTCCCAACACCTGGCCATCCTCCGTGACAAGGGCATCCTCGCTTCCCGCAAGGATGCCAACCGCGTGTATTACCGGGTCGGCGACCCCCGCACCCTGCGCCTGATCGGTATGATGCGCGAGGTGTTCTGCTCGCGGCAGTAAGCGGACCCCTGGCCGCGACCCGCAGTGCCGATCATCCAGACCCCGACCAGCCCATGGCACCCGTCGCGGCAGAGACGGGTACACCGTGCCGCTCCGACCGACCGGCCGGCCGTTTGGGGCGGCCCGGCACACGGCCTCGACTAACAACAGGTTATTTCTCATCCCATGGACAGTACCAACCGCCTCACCGAATTCATCGTCAATCACTGGAGCCTGTCACTCGCCTTCGTCCTCCTCCTGGCGCTGCTGATCGGCAGTGAGATCCGGCGGCGACTGTACGGTGCACCGCAGCTCGGTCCGCACGCGGCCACCCGACTCATGAACGACACCGGCACCGTGGTACTGGACGTGCGCGAAGACGGTGAATGGAAGCAGGGCCACATCGCCAACGCGCTACACATCCCGCTGGGGCAGCTCGGCGGTCGCCTCAAGGAGCTGGACAAGTACCGTGACCGGACCCTGATCGCCTGTTGCCGCACCGGCCAGCGCTCCAATACGGCCGCCGCACGGCTACGCAAGCAGGGCTTTGCCAGCGTCTACAACCTCGCCGGAGGCATGGTCGCGTGGCAAAACGCCAATCTTCCCATCAGCAAGAAATAGTCGCCATGTCAGACGTCATCATGTACTGCACCGCCTTCTGCCCGTACTGTGTCCGGGCGCGCATGCTGCTGGAACACAAGGGCGTACCCTTTGTCGAGGTCCGGGTCGACCTGGAGCCGGACCGGCGCGGTGAAATGGAGGCACGCAGCGGTCGTACCAGCGTCCCGCAGATCTTCATCGGCGACTTCCATGTCGGCGGCTGTGACGACATGTTCGCCCTGGAGCGCGCAGGCCGGCTCGACCCGTTGCTGGTCCCGGTCGACTGAACGGCAGCCGGACCCGGGCCGGGCCGCAGCGCTCGGATGCTTGCGCCGGTCGCCCGCCGGGAGCCGGCGGTGACCGTACCCTTGAATTCGGAGGCCCATGCCATGACGACACCCCTGCACATCGTCTGCCCACACTGCGACGGCATCAACCGCGTCCCTGCGGATCGCCTCGGCGCCGGCGCCAACTGCGGCAAATGCCATCAGCCGCTGTTCACAGGCCACCCTCTGGCCCTGGACGGTACCCGCCTGCGACGCCACATCGCGCGCAGCGATATCCCGGTGCTGGTGGATTTCTGGGCCGCCTGGTGCGGGCCGTGCCGGGCGATGGCACCGGTGTTCGAACAGGCCGCCGCACGGCTGGAGCCGCGGGCCCGCCTGGCCAAGCTGGACACGGAACGCGATCCGGCCCTGGCCAGCGAGCTGGGCATCCGCGGCATCCCCACACTGATCCTGTTCAACCACGGCCAGGAGGTCGCGCGCCAATCCGGTGCCATGGACCTGGCCAACCTGCTGCGCTGGGCCGAACGCCATCTGGGCTGAAGTTCTGGCATACTAACGCCCCACTAATCGGCGTTCAGCCGCCCACAACATCCATCCGAAGATCAGACACCCAGCTACCAGGTACCCGTCATGGCAGAACAGACCAATCCCAACGGCCAGAAACAGTTCAGTATCCAGAAGGTCTATGTGAAGGACATGTCCTTCGAGACACCCAACTCACCCGCCGTCTTCACCCAGGACTGGAAGCCCGAGATCAACCTCGAGCTGAACAGCAAGGCGACCGGCATCGCCGAGGGAGTACACGAAGTCGTCCTGTCGCTGACCGTCACTGCGAAGCTGGACGGCACCACGGCCTATCTGGCCGAAGTCCAGCAGGCCGGCATCTTCGCCATGAGCGGGTTCGCCCAGGAAGAGACGGCGCCGATGCTGGGCGCCTTCTGCCCCGGCACGTTGTACCCCTATGCCCGCGAGACCGTGTCGGATCTGGTCGCGCGTGGTGGCTTCCCACAGCTGGTGCTGGCACCGATCAACTTCGATGCCCTCTACGCCCAGCAGATCCAGGAGGTCCAGGCACAGGTCGTCGACCCCGCTCCGGCATCGCACTGAGTGGAGCGGCACGCATGTCGGCCCATGCCCCGATCGCGGTCCTGGGCGCCGGCTCCTGGGGCACGGCGCTGGCCATTCTGCTCGCCCGCAACGGCCACAACGTGCGCCTGTGGGGGAACGAGGCGGGGGCCATGGCGCGCATGGCACGCGAGCGCTGCAACACCCGTTATCTGCCGGATGCGCCGTTTCCCACCGGTCTGGCCATCCACGCCGACCTGTCGGCGGTGCTGGCCGATCGTGCCGCCGCGCTGGTCGTCGTACCCAGCCACGCCTTCCGCACCCTGCTGACCGCCATCGCGCCGCTGCTCGCACCGGGGACACCGGTCGCCTGGGCGACCAAGGGTCTGGAGCTGAGCAGCGGCAAGCTGCTGCATCAGGTGGCCGGCGAGATCCTGCCAGCCGGCACGCCGCAAGCCGTCATCTCGGGACCGACGTTCGCGCGCGAGGTCGCCGCCGGCCTGCCGACGGCGACCACGGTCGCCGGCAGCGACACAGCCGCGGCGGAGCACTTCGCCGCCCTCCTGCATGGCACGACCTTCCGCGCCTATACCAGTACCGATCGCATCGGCGTCGAGCTCGGCGGCGCACTGAAGAACGTCCTCGCCATCGCGGCCGGCATCTCCGATGGCCTGGGTCTGGGCGCCAACAGCCGCGCCGCCCTGATCACGCGCGGCCTGGCCGAGATGATGCGCCTCGGCGCGGCCCTCGGCGGCCAGCGCGAGACCTTCGAGGGACTCGCCGGCGTCGGCGATCTGGTGCTGACCTGCACTGACGACCAGTCGCGCAACCGGCGCATGGGCCTGGCCCTGGGCCGCGGCCAGTCGCGCGAGGCGGCCCACAAGGCCATCGACCAGGTCGTCGAGGGCGTGGACACCGCGCACGAGATCCATCAACTCGGCCGGCGTCACGGGGTCGAACTGCCGATCAGCGAACAGGTCTACCGGGTCCTGTACGAGGGCGTCGCCCCGAAAGACGCCGTGCACGCCCTGCTGGCGCGGGATCCGAAGCCGGAAGCCGGGTAGAAACCCAAACCCCATTTTTACCGCAAAGGACGCAAAGGCGCGCAAAGGGAATTCTGCTTAAAAAACCCAAAACCACTTTAGCCACGGAAACACACGGAAGGACACGGAATGCAAAACCCGCCGCGCCTCACTATCCGTGTCTTTCCGCAGCTGAAATGAGCCTCTTTCGCCCATTGATGATTTACCTTTGCGCGCCTTCGCGTCCTTTGCGGTAGAAGTGAATTCCGACTTGGCCCAAAACCCCAAACCCCATCTTCACCGCAAAGGACGCGAAGGGACGCAAAGCAAATTCTGCTTAAAAAACCCAAAAACCACTTTGGCCACAGAAATACACGGAAGGACACGGAATGCAAAATCCGCCGCGCCTCACTTTCCGTATAGTTCCACGGCTGAAATGAGCCTCTTTCGCCCATTGATAATTTACCTTTGCGCGCCTTCGCGTCCTTTGCGGTAAAAATGGGTTTTAGGGGTTTGGGGTTTTGGTCTCTGGGGTTTGATGTTATCCACCCCCCAGGAAGCCGGCCTGCCGCCACGCCTCGTACACCACCACGGCGACGCTGTTGGACAAATTCAGGCTGCGTACATTGGGGCGCATCGGTAACCGCAGGATCTGTTCCGGCGCCAGCGAGCCCAACAGCTCGGCGGGCAGTCCGCGCGTTTCGGGGCCGAACAGAAAGGCGTCGCCCGCGGCGAAGGCGGCCTGGTCGTACCGTCGTGTGCCGCGTGTGGACATGGCGAACAGGCGTGCCGGTTGGACCTCCTGCAGGAAGGTGGCCAGATCCGGATGGTCACGCACCTCTGCCCACTCGTGATAATCCAGGCCGGCACGCCGGAGCTTGCTGTCCTCGAGCACGAAGCCGAGCGGGTGAATCAGGTGCAGGCGGCTGCCGGTGTTGGCGCAAAGGCGTATGATGTTGCCGGTGTTGGGCGGGATCTCCGGCTGATACAGGACGACGTGAAACATGCTGATTGGCCACAGAAGCACACGGGAAAAAATAGAAAGTAACGAATATCAAAAGGTATGGTCGGCGGGGTGTTATACCATAGTCCCCATTCCATGTTTTTCCGGGTGCTTCCGTGACCATTGACATGCTGACGACCGACGACCGTGACAAACTGGCGCTCACCTTCTGCGGTATGCGCTTCGATTCGCCGCTGGTGCTGCTGTCGGGCTGCGTCGGCTTCGGCGAGGAATACACCCGCGTGGCCGGTTTCTCCAACCGCGACGTCGGCGCCATCTGTCTCAAGGGCACTACCGAGAAGCCGCGCCTGGGCAATCCACCGCACCGCATCTACGAAACCCCGGAGGGTATGCTGAACGCCATCGGCCTGCAGAACCCGGGCGTGGACAAGGTCGTCGACGAGATCCTGCCGATGCTGGATTTCACCGAGACGCGCTTCATCGCCAACGTCTCCGGCTCCACGGTCGAGGAATACTACAACGTCACCCGGCGCTTCGATGATTCGCCCATCGACGCCATCGAGATCAACATCTCCTGCCCGAACGTGAAGGAGGGCGGGGTGGCCTTCGGCAACGACCCGGACATGTCGGCGCGCGTGGTCGCGGCCTGTCGCAAGGCGACGAACAAGCCACTGATCACCAAGCTGTCGCCCAATCAGACCGACATTGCCGAAAACGCGCGCCGCTGCATCGAGGCCGGTACCGACGGCTTCGCGGTCATCAACACCCTGATGGGCATGGCCATCGACATCGAGACCCGTCGTCCGGTGATCGGCAATAATCAGGGCGGACTGTCCGGGCCGGCCATCAAGCCCATCGCCCTGCTCAAGGTCCAGCAGGTCGCCCAAGTGTGCCGGCCGCACAAGATCCCGATCATTGGCCAGGGCGGGGTGGCCACGGTCAGCGACGCCCTCGAATTCCTGATCGCCGGGGCCACGGCGGTCGGCGTGGGCACGGCGCTGTTTTACGAGCCCCTCCTGTGTCCCCGGCTCAATGCCGGGATCGTCGACTATCTCGACCGGCACAACCTGAGTAACGTCAGCCAATTGACGGACACACTTCAGCTCCACGGTCAGGCCAAGGTCTGCGCACCGGCCAGCACCGGCACGACCTGACCGGCAGCCCGGACGCCACGACATCGTCTTGAATTAAAAACAAAATCTCGTATTGCCCGCAGAATCACACGGAAAAAACGCCGGCCAGGCCCTGCGCTTCATACCGGCATCCTGCCGCACAGGGAACGCGACCGGCGACATCTCCATAACTATCTGTTATTTAAGTAGTTATTGTATGATTTCGCGGCCGGAATGACGTTCTTGCAGTGAACAACCCTTAGCCCCCTCGCCGGTATGCCCCTGGCGGCCACACCGGCCCTGGTCCGAACCTTGCTTGTGCCGAATCCCAACCTGTGATTCGAGCGCTTGGCTATGTACGGACTGCACTTCGGACTGGCATCCGCACCGTTCCGCATCACCCCCGACACGCACCGGTTCTACCCCGGGGCGCAGCGCGGGGCGGTGCTGGACGCGCTGGCCTACGCCATTTTGCAGGGCGAGGGCATCGTCAAACTCTCCGGCGAGGTCGGCAGCGGCAAGACCATGCTGTGCCGGATGCTGGCCGAACGCCTCGCACCGCAGGTCGACATCGTCTACCTGGCCAACCCCAGCCTGCGCCGCGAGGACATCCTGGAGGCCGTCGCCCTGGAGTTGCAACTCCCGACCGGCGGCAGCCGCCTCGAGACCCTGCAGGCACTGCACACCTTTCTGCTGGAACGCCACGTCCAGGGCCGGCGCGTCGCGGTGTTCGTGGAGGAGGCCCAGGGCATGGATCTGGAGGCGTTGGAGGAGATCCGCCTGCTGTCCAATCTGGAGACCCGTGAAGACAAGCTGCTGCAGATCGTGCTGTTCGGTCAGCCGGAGCTGGATGTGCATCTGGCTGCGCACGCGGTGCGGCAGTTGCGCGACCGCATCACCCACAGTTTCTCCCTGCCGCCGCTGACGCTGGCGGATATCCGCGACTACATCCCCTTCAGGCTGCGCGCGGCCGGCCATCAGGGCGGCGACCCGTTCACCCCCATGGCCTACCGCTTGCTGCTGCGTGCCTCCCAGGGACTCATCCGACGGATCCACATCATCGCCGACAAGGCGCTGCTGGCCGCCTATGCGGGCGGCGTCCGGCAGGTGCGGCTCCGACATGTGCGTCAGGCCATCGCCGACAGCGAGTTCGCCCCACGCGGATGGATGTCAGCACCCCGCCCCGTCTGGGCACTCGTGGCCGGGATTGCGGTACTGATGGCGGTGGGCATCGCCCCATTGGCCACGGCCCCCCGACCCGGCATAACGCATCACGACACACCGCAACCAGCCGAGTTGGCGCGTATCCAGCCGGCGGCCGGCGTAGATCAGCGCGCGCTCCGGGCACCCACCCCGGTGGATCCCGGCTCGCCCTTCGCGGCCCGCAGTGCCGCTGCGCACGCCCTGTTGAGCAGCGACACCGGCGCCCGCTACACCATCCAGGTCATGACCAGCGACAGCGCCGCCACCGCGCCGGTGGAACGCTATCTGCAGGCGTCCACACGGCTGGACCACCTCGAGGATCTGTACATCGCGCCGGTGCACATCAACGGCTCGCGGCGCTGGTCCGTGCTGTACGGCAGCTTCGACAGCTACGCCGCCGCCCAGCGGGCCTTGCAGAACATCCCCGCGGCGCTGCAGGGCCACGGCCCCTATCTGCGCCCCCTGACGGCCGTGAAAAAGGAGGCGTCCGGCCACTGGCCGCCGGCGCGACAGGACACATGATGGACACCTCACGTTTATCCCGGACGGCGGCCCTGCTTGCGGGGCTGCTGCTGCTTGCCGCCTGCGCCCCGACACCGCTGCGTCCCGACCCCGGGCATATGGCCGCGGCGACGGCGGCACAGCAGGACATCCCTGCGCCGGTGCAGCGCGTGCCACTGCTGGAGCCGCCGCGTCCGGCGGCGCCGCTGGAGACCTACAGCGTGGTGGTCACCGACGTACCGGTGAAGGACATGCTGTTCGCACTGGCGCGCGACGCCGGCTTGAATGTCGACATCCATC
The window above is part of the Gammaproteobacteria bacterium genome. Proteins encoded here:
- a CDS encoding AAA family ATPase — translated: MYGLHFGLASAPFRITPDTHRFYPGAQRGAVLDALAYAILQGEGIVKLSGEVGSGKTMLCRMLAERLAPQVDIVYLANPSLRREDILEAVALELQLPTGGSRLETLQALHTFLLERHVQGRRVAVFVEEAQGMDLEALEEIRLLSNLETREDKLLQIVLFGQPELDVHLAAHAVRQLRDRITHSFSLPPLTLADIRDYIPFRLRAAGHQGGDPFTPMAYRLLLRASQGLIRRIHIIADKALLAAYAGGVRQVRLRHVRQAIADSEFAPRGWMSAPRPVWALVAGIAVLMAVGIAPLATAPRPGITHHDTPQPAELARIQPAAGVDQRALRAPTPVDPGSPFAARSAAAHALLSSDTGARYTIQVMTSDSAATAPVERYLQASTRLDHLEDLYIAPVHINGSRRWSVLYGSFDSYAAAQRALQNIPAALQGHGPYLRPLTAVKKEASGHWPPARQDT
- a CDS encoding dihydroorotate dehydrogenase, whose translation is MLTTDDRDKLALTFCGMRFDSPLVLLSGCVGFGEEYTRVAGFSNRDVGAICLKGTTEKPRLGNPPHRIYETPEGMLNAIGLQNPGVDKVVDEILPMLDFTETRFIANVSGSTVEEYYNVTRRFDDSPIDAIEINISCPNVKEGGVAFGNDPDMSARVVAACRKATNKPLITKLSPNQTDIAENARRCIEAGTDGFAVINTLMGMAIDIETRRPVIGNNQGGLSGPAIKPIALLKVQQVAQVCRPHKIPIIGQGGVATVSDALEFLIAGATAVGVGTALFYEPLLCPRLNAGIVDYLDRHNLSNVSQLTDTLQLHGQAKVCAPASTGTT